One region of Natronobacterium texcoconense genomic DNA includes:
- a CDS encoding cation:proton antiporter, with protein sequence MVEVGLASDVATILVAAAIVGVLAVKLGQPTIIGYILTGVVIGPVGLGIVEPSIITDTMAELGLAFLLFLLGIKMRIGDIRHLIAPIVKISIPQMAAIGLVGFGLAIALPFSFEEAVIIGLAVMYSSTAVVIKMLNDKGEATSLHGKIDVGILLAQDIVVVIILAVLAAGRPEDAADVAATLAVVMVLVTVTTVAAIAASRYVLPPLFRRIADDTTFLFLVAISWLFLFVLVSDQIDVLLAPFGVDAYLSVEMGAFLAGLAIAQLPYSKDLQGRVNPLTDLFVMVFFVSVALDFEARHLLEYWTEAIVVAVVLLVVKFVVFFTLLYWQQFDLETTFLGSIGMIQVSEFGIVVAVAAAESDPPFIGQEELGFITLVALLTMSVSVYFIQYNKQLFERVKPHLSRWEQIDPVEPADTEYRDHVVVVGYDEIARRALRILEERYDEIVVVDRNVEHVEAIEKAGYEVLFGDFQYEKIRKDAGVKYADFVFSSSDQMEINEMILRETSEETTVFVEAKTAEEAEKLYDLGAGYVIMAPQLGVAQFMEYLESYVENRSSFDREIAADMELLRSGRLFPDITDRPGGDDD encoded by the coding sequence ATGGTCGAGGTCGGCCTCGCGAGTGACGTAGCCACGATCCTCGTCGCCGCTGCGATCGTCGGCGTGCTCGCTGTAAAGCTAGGGCAACCGACGATCATCGGATACATCCTCACCGGCGTGGTAATCGGTCCAGTCGGACTTGGAATCGTAGAGCCGAGCATTATCACAGACACGATGGCCGAGCTCGGTCTGGCATTTTTGTTGTTCCTGCTCGGCATCAAGATGCGCATCGGCGATATCCGACACCTCATCGCTCCGATCGTAAAGATCTCGATTCCGCAGATGGCCGCGATCGGGCTCGTCGGGTTCGGGCTCGCGATCGCCCTCCCGTTTTCCTTCGAGGAGGCGGTAATCATCGGTCTGGCGGTAATGTACAGCTCGACCGCCGTGGTCATCAAGATGTTAAACGACAAGGGAGAAGCGACGTCGCTCCACGGCAAGATCGACGTCGGCATCCTCCTCGCTCAGGACATCGTCGTCGTCATCATTCTCGCGGTACTGGCCGCAGGCCGTCCCGAGGACGCTGCAGACGTGGCGGCGACGCTCGCGGTCGTGATGGTTCTGGTCACGGTCACCACCGTCGCGGCGATCGCCGCGTCCAGGTACGTGCTCCCGCCGCTCTTTCGGCGGATCGCTGACGATACGACGTTCCTGTTCCTCGTCGCCATCTCGTGGCTCTTCCTGTTCGTCCTCGTCTCCGACCAGATCGATGTTCTCCTCGCACCGTTTGGAGTCGACGCGTATCTCTCCGTCGAGATGGGAGCGTTCCTCGCCGGGCTAGCGATCGCACAGCTTCCCTACAGCAAGGACCTCCAGGGCCGAGTCAACCCGTTGACCGACCTGTTCGTGATGGTGTTTTTCGTCTCCGTCGCCCTCGACTTCGAAGCCCGACATCTCCTCGAATACTGGACGGAGGCGATCGTCGTCGCCGTGGTATTGCTGGTCGTCAAGTTCGTCGTATTCTTCACGCTTCTCTACTGGCAGCAGTTCGACCTCGAGACGACGTTCCTCGGCAGCATCGGGATGATCCAGGTTAGCGAGTTCGGGATCGTCGTCGCCGTCGCTGCGGCCGAGAGCGATCCCCCGTTCATTGGACAGGAGGAACTCGGCTTCATCACCCTCGTCGCGCTGCTGACGATGAGCGTCTCAGTGTACTTTATCCAGTACAACAAACAGCTGTTCGAGCGGGTGAAACCGCACCTCTCGCGGTGGGAACAAATCGATCCCGTCGAGCCGGCCGACACGGAGTATCGAGACCACGTCGTCGTGGTCGGCTACGACGAGATCGCACGCAGAGCGTTGCGGATCCTCGAGGAGCGGTACGACGAAATCGTGGTCGTCGATCGCAACGTCGAGCACGTCGAGGCGATCGAAAAGGCTGGGTACGAAGTTCTGTTCGGTGACTTCCAGTACGAGAAGATTCGCAAGGATGCCGGCGTCAAATACGCAGACTTCGTGTTCTCGTCGTCCGACCAGATGGAGATCAACGAGATGATTCTCAGGGAGACTTCGGAGGAGACGACCGTGTTCGTCGAGGCCAAAACTGCGGAGGAAGCAGAGAAACTGTACGACCTTGGCGCGGGGTACGTCATCATGGCTCCACAGCTCGGCGTCGCACAGTTCATGGAATACCTCGAGTCGTACGTCGAGAACAGATCGAGTTTCGACCGGGAAATCGCTGCGGACATGGAGTTGTTGCGAAGCGGCCGACTGTTCCCCGACATTACGGATCGACCGGGTGGTGACGATGACTGA
- a CDS encoding cation:proton antiporter domain-containing protein codes for MTDVALLTALAVLFVVVGPLLLIAKGLRLSLIPSLILAGLLVGQLGIIDGELMLELSRLGIAFLVFTFSVQINTERVRTVVSNTEIVAIVQMLVLGALGILFALAVGIALESEALAGVGIDEPLTVEQALFVGIAAALSSSIVGTTLFAKSQTDIVHDSLSSEIDSFNDLLAVFLLLVVSAGTFALDPIAMQLGYGIMLLAAAIIVNRYLFGIVERLAGGSDEAMLISIVALLIVFLAAAEFLETSIVVGAFAAGIAVRDNPVEYSEVFNGVTSIQEFFVAIFFATVGALVTLPSPITVVSDPSAALVPFVPIGLVSDPLATLAPFVPVATVALGLVILTVVIKPIVTAALLVYTGYDRRSATVTGLDLDHVGEFSVIVAIEALVLGLLIEPVFEAIILAAAVSMILSNVTHTYDEEIYGVMVNRGWLGEPYHDVDDWNSVPEDISDHVVVVGYGRQGRRLVEFCEEFDQPYVVIENNPQALPDLRAECDAYVFGDAIEPETAAVANLESAELVISTAESKPLTEYFLSFTDTVDVIVRTNELPMAAELIDRGATYVIVPDLLAADQLADSLGALLNGEYDPDELRTESMRALDVDRVPPRSSSAESTSDTREFGG; via the coding sequence ATGACTGACGTCGCGTTACTCACCGCACTGGCGGTCCTGTTCGTCGTCGTCGGGCCGCTGTTGCTGATCGCGAAGGGGCTGCGGCTGTCACTCATCCCGTCGCTTATCCTGGCCGGGTTGCTCGTCGGACAGCTGGGTATCATCGACGGGGAACTCATGCTCGAGCTTTCTCGGCTCGGGATCGCGTTTCTCGTCTTCACCTTTAGCGTGCAGATCAACACCGAACGCGTTCGAACGGTCGTCTCGAACACCGAAATCGTCGCGATCGTTCAGATGCTCGTACTCGGGGCGCTCGGGATCCTCTTTGCGCTCGCGGTCGGTATCGCACTGGAGTCCGAGGCCCTCGCAGGTGTGGGGATCGACGAGCCACTGACAGTCGAACAGGCGCTGTTCGTCGGGATCGCGGCTGCGCTGTCGTCGTCGATCGTCGGGACCACGCTGTTTGCGAAATCGCAGACCGACATCGTTCACGACTCCCTCTCGAGTGAGATCGATTCGTTCAACGATCTTTTGGCGGTGTTCCTCCTGCTCGTCGTCAGCGCCGGCACCTTCGCCCTGGATCCGATTGCGATGCAGCTTGGATACGGCATCATGCTTCTCGCCGCGGCGATCATCGTCAACCGGTATCTCTTCGGCATCGTCGAACGGCTCGCGGGTGGTTCCGACGAGGCGATGTTGATCAGTATCGTGGCGCTGTTGATCGTCTTCCTCGCCGCGGCGGAGTTCCTCGAAACTTCGATCGTCGTCGGCGCGTTCGCCGCCGGGATCGCAGTCAGGGACAACCCGGTCGAGTACTCGGAGGTATTCAACGGGGTAACGTCGATCCAGGAGTTCTTCGTCGCGATTTTCTTTGCCACTGTTGGGGCGCTGGTAACGCTTCCCTCGCCGATCACGGTAGTATCCGACCCTTCGGCCGCTCTCGTCCCCTTCGTACCGATCGGGTTAGTGTCCGATCCATTGGCCACGCTCGCTCCCTTCGTCCCTGTCGCCACGGTTGCACTCGGCCTCGTGATCCTGACGGTCGTGATCAAGCCGATCGTCACCGCCGCCCTGCTCGTGTACACCGGATACGACAGGCGATCGGCAACCGTTACAGGACTCGATCTGGATCACGTCGGCGAGTTCAGCGTCATCGTCGCTATCGAAGCGCTCGTCCTCGGGCTCCTGATCGAGCCGGTGTTCGAGGCGATCATCCTGGCCGCTGCGGTGTCGATGATTCTCTCGAATGTAACTCACACCTACGACGAGGAAATTTACGGGGTGATGGTGAATCGCGGCTGGCTTGGAGAGCCGTATCACGACGTCGACGATTGGAACTCCGTTCCCGAAGACATCTCTGACCACGTCGTCGTCGTTGGGTATGGTCGGCAGGGCCGTCGACTCGTCGAGTTCTGTGAGGAGTTCGATCAGCCCTACGTCGTCATCGAGAACAACCCGCAGGCATTGCCCGATCTTCGGGCCGAGTGCGACGCCTACGTATTCGGCGACGCAATCGAGCCTGAAACGGCAGCGGTGGCCAACCTCGAGTCGGCAGAGCTGGTTATCTCTACGGCCGAATCGAAGCCCCTCACCGAGTACTTCCTGTCGTTTACCGATACCGTCGACGTCATCGTCCGGACCAACGAACTGCCGATGGCCGCCGAACTCATCGACCGAGGGGCAACCTACGTCATCGTTCCGGACCTCCTCGCAGCCGACCAACTCGCCGACAGCCTCGGTGCACTCCTGAACGGAGAGTACGATCCAGATGAACTGCGGACGGAGAGTATGCGCGCACTCGACGTGGATCGCGTGCCACCTCGTTCTTCCTCTGCGGAATCGACGTCGGATACCAGAGAGTTCGGAGGTTGA
- a CDS encoding cation:proton antiporter — protein sequence MTEALVIALAVVFVTAGILSLIANHFGLSPIPFYIIAGLITGQFAFVTEDEIVVLAQWGIAFLVFVFAIRIDFGDLESVLRDAELAAVTQLVVVAPIAFAVGYLFGDLFGFDNVVRNAVYFSAAVVLSSSLVGGVVLGTEIRENLVHGRLASSIHFFDDLVAIALLLVLSTEVVTADAVAAQIGYGVVLVLAGLVIYRHGFPILVRLADGDGELVLVGSISILIAFIAAAEYVELSIVVGAFAAGVAIRSDGTQALEVQNGISSITDFFVAIFFVTVGALVAIPSIEVLLMAAALAALVLVLNPIVHILSFVYEGYDSRTAFLAGSSLNQVSEFSLIIAIQAATMGTIAGQLFDAIILAAAVTMLLTFLARRSEDLVYETIIVRLFRGQRTRKVDERSRVDDLEDHVVVVGYGRIGRRIVEKLEELDQPYVVLENDPVLWDELDTECRNYVLGDAMAAYPWKKAQVADAALVWSTVDHRPVSETALEIGADADVVLRSGSVDDASELLESGAIYVAVPNVLTGEQLISTVEALAADETDSTTLEREQREYFQALERYGFATRDERV from the coding sequence ATGACTGAGGCGCTGGTGATCGCGCTAGCGGTCGTTTTCGTGACCGCCGGCATCCTGTCGCTGATCGCGAACCACTTCGGGCTCTCGCCGATCCCGTTCTACATCATCGCCGGGCTGATCACGGGCCAGTTCGCGTTCGTCACGGAAGACGAGATCGTCGTTCTCGCCCAGTGGGGGATCGCCTTCCTCGTGTTCGTCTTCGCGATCCGGATCGACTTCGGCGACCTCGAGTCAGTGCTGCGGGACGCCGAACTCGCGGCCGTCACGCAACTGGTCGTCGTCGCGCCGATCGCGTTCGCGGTCGGCTACCTGTTCGGTGACCTGTTCGGCTTCGACAACGTCGTTCGGAACGCCGTCTACTTCAGCGCGGCCGTCGTCCTGAGTTCCTCGCTGGTCGGCGGCGTCGTACTCGGGACGGAGATCCGCGAGAACCTCGTCCACGGGCGGCTGGCGTCGTCGATTCACTTCTTCGACGACCTGGTCGCGATCGCGTTACTGCTGGTCCTCAGTACCGAGGTCGTCACGGCCGACGCCGTCGCCGCCCAGATCGGCTACGGCGTCGTGCTGGTTCTCGCTGGACTGGTAATCTACCGCCACGGCTTCCCGATTCTGGTCCGACTCGCCGACGGCGACGGTGAACTCGTGCTCGTGGGGAGCATCTCGATCCTGATCGCGTTCATCGCCGCTGCGGAGTACGTCGAACTCTCGATCGTCGTCGGCGCGTTCGCCGCCGGCGTCGCCATCCGCAGCGACGGCACGCAGGCCCTCGAGGTCCAGAACGGGATCAGTTCGATCACGGACTTCTTCGTCGCGATCTTCTTCGTGACGGTCGGCGCGCTGGTCGCGATCCCGTCGATCGAAGTCCTGCTCATGGCGGCCGCGCTCGCGGCGCTCGTGCTCGTCCTGAATCCGATCGTCCACATTCTCTCCTTTGTCTACGAGGGATACGACTCCCGGACCGCGTTCCTGGCGGGCTCGAGTCTCAACCAGGTCAGCGAGTTCTCGCTGATCATCGCGATCCAGGCGGCGACGATGGGGACGATCGCAGGCCAACTGTTCGACGCGATCATTCTCGCAGCGGCCGTGACGATGCTTCTCACGTTCCTCGCACGACGGTCCGAAGACCTGGTCTACGAGACGATCATCGTCCGACTGTTCCGGGGCCAGCGGACGCGAAAAGTCGACGAGCGAAGCAGGGTCGACGACCTCGAGGATCACGTCGTCGTCGTCGGTTACGGCCGGATCGGTCGCCGCATCGTCGAGAAACTCGAGGAACTCGACCAGCCGTACGTCGTCCTCGAGAACGATCCAGTGTTGTGGGACGAACTCGACACCGAGTGTCGCAACTACGTCCTGGGTGACGCGATGGCGGCCTACCCTTGGAAGAAAGCCCAGGTTGCGGACGCGGCGCTGGTCTGGTCGACCGTCGACCACCGTCCGGTGTCGGAGACTGCCCTCGAGATCGGGGCCGACGCCGACGTCGTGCTCCGCTCCGGGTCGGTCGACGACGCGAGCGAGTTACTCGAGTCCGGCGCAATCTACGTCGCCGTTCCGAACGTCCTCACGGGCGAACAGCTGATCTCGACCGTCGAAGCTCTCGCTGCTGACGAGACGGATTCGACGACGCTCGAGCGCGAGCAGCGCGAGTACTTCCAGGCGCTCGAGCGGTACGGGTTCGCGACGCGGGACGAGCGGGTCTGA
- a CDS encoding cation:proton antiporter, with the protein MSEIALAADFAIIVVVATVIGLIARQTGQPTIIAYILTGIILGPVAFDIVTDEGLVELMADLGFAFLLFLLGLKMRFEDIREILPAVTNVAIGQTVLQTALAFLVAWALGFETNEILVIALATVFGATPIIVKILTDKDEITSLPGKIDVGVLIVQDIYLVVVLALFATDELGGAADIASTLGVILVMMSFIGLFSLFSSRYILPGLFRRIADNKDVFLVVAIGWAFLFVAIAEGADLDPKVGAFLAGLSIAQLPYSKELEDRITPITDFFILVFFATIGLQIDGLSSLLAYWWQAIVASVVLMVGNFWIMFYLIDREGFDVETSFLGSINMVQVSEFSLIVGALAIDQGLIGSDVLGYLSLMALLTMGVSTYIIAYNHAIYARLEPWFRRFESGDEKDAEISTYDDHAIAIGYDEITERALPLLEEKYGEVVIIDRQTDHIEELEREGRYEAVFGDFRHTEVRKEANLKGAAFVLSSSVEREVNEALLAEVDDDATVFVEAERIDDARALYEQGATYVIMSTHLAAEKLSEYLELYVSDRAAFDEAVARDADGIEARRRRSAERLEEGDPVTGTDVVDDPGGEFHD; encoded by the coding sequence ATGAGTGAAATCGCCCTCGCAGCCGACTTCGCGATCATCGTCGTCGTCGCCACGGTTATCGGGCTGATCGCCCGACAGACCGGCCAGCCGACGATCATCGCGTACATCCTCACGGGGATTATCCTCGGCCCGGTCGCGTTCGACATCGTGACCGACGAGGGGTTAGTCGAGCTGATGGCCGACCTCGGCTTCGCGTTTCTCCTCTTCTTGCTGGGGCTGAAGATGCGCTTCGAGGACATCCGCGAGATTCTGCCCGCGGTGACGAACGTCGCCATCGGGCAGACGGTCCTCCAGACGGCACTTGCGTTCCTCGTGGCGTGGGCGCTCGGATTCGAAACCAATGAAATCCTCGTCATTGCACTCGCGACCGTCTTCGGTGCGACGCCGATCATCGTCAAGATCCTCACCGACAAAGACGAGATCACCTCGCTGCCGGGCAAGATCGACGTCGGCGTCCTCATCGTCCAGGACATCTACCTCGTCGTCGTCCTCGCGCTGTTTGCCACCGACGAACTCGGCGGCGCGGCCGATATCGCCTCGACGCTCGGCGTCATCCTCGTCATGATGTCGTTTATCGGCCTCTTCTCGCTGTTTTCCTCGCGCTACATCCTGCCCGGCCTGTTCCGGCGCATCGCGGATAACAAAGACGTCTTCCTCGTCGTCGCCATCGGCTGGGCGTTCCTGTTCGTTGCCATCGCCGAAGGTGCCGACCTCGATCCGAAAGTCGGCGCGTTCCTCGCCGGCCTGAGCATCGCACAGCTACCCTACAGCAAGGAACTCGAGGACCGCATCACGCCGATCACGGACTTCTTCATCCTCGTGTTCTTCGCCACCATCGGGCTCCAGATCGATGGACTCTCGAGTCTGCTGGCCTACTGGTGGCAGGCGATCGTCGCCTCTGTCGTCCTGATGGTCGGCAACTTCTGGATCATGTTCTACCTCATCGACCGCGAAGGGTTCGACGTCGAGACCTCGTTCCTGGGTTCGATCAACATGGTCCAGGTCAGCGAGTTCTCGCTGATCGTCGGCGCGCTCGCGATCGACCAGGGGCTCATCGGCTCCGACGTCCTGGGATACCTGAGCCTGATGGCACTCCTGACGATGGGCGTTTCGACGTACATCATCGCCTACAACCACGCGATCTACGCGCGCCTCGAGCCGTGGTTCCGCCGGTTCGAGTCCGGTGACGAGAAAGACGCGGAGATCAGCACGTACGACGATCACGCGATCGCCATCGGCTACGACGAGATCACCGAGCGTGCGCTGCCGCTGCTCGAGGAAAAGTACGGCGAGGTCGTCATCATCGACCGACAGACCGACCACATCGAGGAACTCGAGCGTGAGGGGCGATACGAAGCGGTCTTCGGCGACTTCCGTCACACCGAGGTTCGCAAGGAGGCGAACCTGAAGGGTGCCGCGTTCGTGCTCAGCTCGAGCGTCGAACGCGAAGTCAACGAGGCGCTACTCGCCGAAGTCGACGACGACGCGACCGTGTTCGTCGAGGCCGAACGGATCGACGACGCACGCGCACTCTACGAGCAGGGAGCCACCTACGTCATCATGAGTACGCATCTCGCCGCCGAGAAGCTGAGCGAGTACCTCGAACTGTACGTCTCCGATCGGGCGGCGTTCGACGAGGCAGTCGCCCGCGACGCCGACGGGATCGAGGCTCGGCGGCGGCGTTCGGCCGAACGACTCGAGGAGGGAGACCCCGTGACCGGAACCGACGTCGTCGACGATCCGGGTGGTGAGTTCCATGACTGA
- a CDS encoding TIGR03557 family F420-dependent LLM class oxidoreductase, protein MVKIGHKLVSELHGPHDLVEYAQLTETSELAFANVSDHYHPWIPEQGESPMVWNVLGAIGQATDDLEVWTGVTCPTMRIHPAVIAQAAATAATMLEGRFTFGVGTGENLSEHILGEGWPEHQIRLEMLKEALWIIRALWRGETVSHRGNHYTVENARLYTLPDEPPEIGVAADGPKTARKAGEIGDGLITVVPDEGLVSEFESTADDGAPVYGEATVCYAEDEDEAIDTVYELWPQEVLPSSLLWDLPTPAHFAQAVESVSREDVAEEVPCGPDPDEHIEAIQEYVDAGFDMVAIHQVGDRQAEFLEFYEEEVLPSFG, encoded by the coding sequence ATGGTCAAAATCGGACACAAACTCGTCAGTGAACTGCACGGCCCCCACGATCTCGTCGAGTACGCCCAGTTGACCGAGACGTCGGAACTGGCCTTCGCCAACGTCTCGGATCACTACCATCCCTGGATTCCCGAGCAGGGAGAGAGCCCAATGGTCTGGAACGTACTCGGCGCGATCGGACAGGCGACCGACGACCTCGAGGTCTGGACCGGCGTCACCTGCCCGACGATGCGCATCCACCCGGCGGTGATCGCCCAGGCCGCGGCCACCGCCGCGACGATGCTCGAGGGCCGGTTCACGTTCGGGGTCGGCACCGGGGAGAACCTGAGCGAGCACATCCTCGGTGAGGGGTGGCCGGAACACCAGATCCGACTCGAGATGTTAAAGGAGGCACTCTGGATCATCAGGGCGCTCTGGCGCGGCGAGACCGTCAGTCATCGCGGCAACCACTACACCGTCGAGAACGCGCGACTGTACACACTCCCCGACGAACCGCCAGAGATCGGCGTCGCGGCCGACGGCCCGAAAACCGCCCGCAAAGCAGGCGAGATCGGCGACGGCCTCATCACTGTCGTCCCGGACGAGGGCCTCGTCTCCGAGTTCGAGTCGACCGCGGACGACGGCGCTCCCGTCTACGGCGAGGCGACCGTCTGCTACGCCGAGGACGAAGACGAGGCGATCGACACGGTCTACGAACTCTGGCCACAGGAGGTCCTCCCGAGTTCGTTGCTCTGGGACCTCCCGACGCCCGCACACTTTGCACAGGCAGTCGAGAGCGTCTCGAGGGAGGATGTCGCCGAGGAGGTCCCCTGCGGGCCCGATCCGGACGAGCACATCGAAGCGATTCAGGAGTACGTCGACGCAGGATTCGACATGGTCGCGATCCACCAGGTCGGCGACAGACAGGCGGAGTTCCTCGAGTTCTACGAGGAGGAGGTCCTGCCGTCGTTCGGCTGA